The DNA region TTCTAAAGCAAAAGTTGAAATTCCAGTGCCACAACCAACATCTAAAGCTTTTCCTCCCTTTATGGACAGATATTTCCTTAAGGTTTCCTTTAACTCTCTTATTCTCCTCTTCCCAATCTCACTCGTTGCATCCCAAGTAGTGGGAAGGGCTTTGTAATAAATGTCGGCACCTTCGCCAAGATGTCTGGACACTTTAAACACCCGAAGGTTTTCTGCCAACAGTCACAACACTAAAAGTTCCTAAATAATGTGTCTTCACGTCAAACCCGGCTTTTCTCAGGATGAACTCTACAATCCACGGTGCCCAGACGTTAATCTTCACCCTAAAGAAGTAGCCCTTCTCAAGATTAATGAACAGCCGCTCTACTTGTCCTTTCACGGTGTTGAGGGAAACATGGAAGGAAAGGAATGGATCTTCAACGAGCACGTGCTTATAACCGTCATGTAAAAGCTTAACCCAGTCCGCATACTCAAGGAATAGGACTCCGTTGGGCTTTAGCACCCTGAAAGCCTCTTGGACAATCTTATCGAAATCATAAACGCTCAAGTGAGGAAGAGGGTTCCCTAAAAGCGCAACTAGGTCAAAGCTCTCATCAGGAAAATCTAGCTTTTTGCCGTCCATAACTCTAAATTCTGCATTGTACTTGAACTCTTTCGCAATTTCCTTTGCCTCTTCCACGAGTTCCTCCTGAACATCTATTCCAACAACTTCAAACCCCAGATTTTCGAGGGCGAAGGTCGAGATCCCCATGCCGCAGCCAACATCCAAGGCTTTACCGCTTTTTATGGGAAGAAATCTTTCAAGTAACTCTCTCTGCTTTCCCATTTTCTTTTTCCCAACTTCACTCCGCGGGTCGTACATCCAGAGCTTTTCCTTATAGGTTGGCTCAAAGGTATAACCGAGGTTTTTGAACATAGTATCACCTCATTCGAGCAAGAATCAGGTCCTTATCCTTAAACTCAACCCAAAAACCATTCTTCTCAAGAACATAACGCAGAATCCACGGCGACCAAATATAGAATCTGTCCCTTGAAAAGACGCCTTTCTCAAAATCGATGAGCAATCTCTCAAGGTAGCCCTCGTAAACATTCACGTCTATGTTTATTCTAACCAAGCCCTCAGCCTCAAGCCCCGGCTGGTTGAAACCCCTTATGAGCGTCCAGAGAAAGTCACTTTCTTGAATCACAATCCAGCCTTGAGGCTTCAGAACTCGTCTAACTTCCTGCAAAATCTTATCAAAATCCCAGATGCTGAAGTGAGCTAAAGGATAGCCGAGCAACACAACAAGGTCAAAATTGTTTTCTTTGAAATTCAGATTTTTAGCGTTCATAACATAAAATTTTGCCTTTGAACCTCGCTTTTTGGCTAACTCTTTAGCCCGCTCTACGGCTTTTTCTTGAATGTCTATGCCCACAACGTCAAAACCCAGCTCTTCTAAAACAAAACTGCTTAGCCCTGCGTTGCAACCAATGTCCAAAGCTCTGCCATTTTTAATAGGTAAATGTCTTGACAGAATCTCCCTTACCTCCGCAAATCTTTCTTTACCTCTCTCGCTTTCTATATCGTATTCACCTTGGGTCTTTTCGTAGAGGGGCTCATCAGTATAGCCAAGATTCTTAAACATAGCAGATCCCCAATATTACAACGCAAAAGAGTTTTAAATCTTTATCGATGAAATAAAATTTGGTGGTTATATGAAAAAGGTCTTCTCTTTCCTTCTCATTGCATTACTCTTAGTTTCAATCTTTTCAGTGTATTCTTGGTGGCAATGCAGGAGGGAAAAGAGAAAAATGCAGATACAGATATACAATGAATTTGAAGTGAGCAGGTGGGAGCTTGAGTACATGGGAGAGACCTTTCAACATTTACTTCAGAAAAATGCCTCACAAGATGTTCTTTTGCTTTATCTTGAGAAGTATCAACATCACGTACTTGTCGTGAAGAACGTCTTTGGGATTTTGGGCTCCTACAATGAAGAAGAAAAATTCCGAAAGCTACATGTTGCAATGATGAATTTATTCGATGTTCTGAATAGTATGAGTGATAATCCTGAAAGCCTTAGAGAAAATCTGCAGAGCAATCTTGAAGCGTTGAGAGAGTTTGACAAACTTTTCAAAGAGCTTTCACAGTATCAGAAACCAAATGATATTCCAGATAAGTTGGCGGAGAGTTTTCTTGAGGTTTCGGAGGATTTAATAAAAAGTGAGAGGTGATTTTATGAGCCTTCTCCGGGTATATCACGATGAGGCCATCAAAGTTTTTTATGAGAAGGGTGGAGATGAAGAGGATCTTTATTGGCTTGTTAGTAGCATCTTGATTAGATATCCGGAACACAGAGACGAGCTTGAAGTTAGAAAGAGTCTGATGCATTTAATAATTCAAGAGGTTGGTGGCAAAGTCCTAGATGTTGGTTGCGGCATTGGGATTTTAACATTCAGGATGGCACTTAAAGATGAAGTCAAAAAAGCTGTAGGCATCGATAGTAGTTGTGAACTAATCAACTTTTGCAATCGTTTGAGAAATAGAATCACAGAGAAAGCAGAATTTTTATGCAGTGATTTCCTGAGCGTGGAAGTTAATGGGAAATTTGACTGTGTTGTCTTTCTCTACACGCTCCACGACCATGAACCGGAGCCATTTTTAAAAAAAGCTCTCAAAATATTGAAACAAGAAGGGAGAATAATAATCGGCGATTTTGATATTAATGGACTTAGAGAGAAAGTTAAGGCATTCGCACAAGAAAATGGGCTGGAAATCGTTAAAGATATTACCATTGGAAGGGCAAAGACACATGGAGGTATTCATGACGGGTTTTTAATCACTGCCCAGAGGTGAAAATTGCGGGGGCACTTACAGATACGGCAAAAGGTTTGGATGAATTATTTTACCAAATAAAAAGCTTAGCAGGAGGTAAGATCTAGCAATGAAACCGCCACACTTATATCCCAATCCCGCTTAATTAAAGATATGACGCAAAGTGCAAAGCATGATCTCTACACAATCTCAGCCCTAATCCTGCTCGCCAACCTTTTTAAGCGCTCACCGATTTATAACATCTTTTATCTCCTTGCAATGATTGTTCTCTCTCGAAGGCTCTGGAAGGACTTCCCAAGGTTTCTCGCAATCTCCGTCCTTGTAGGCTTCTTAGCTGAAATCATCGGTACTCGCATGTGCACGCCCTTTGGCTGCTATTACTACGAAAATCTGAAGCCCCAGGTGTTCGGTGTGGCTCTCTTCGTCCCTTTTGCATGGGCAATTTTTGGGTTTATTTCATATCTGACAGCGCGCCGCTTTTTTGTGCACAAAATGAGTAGAATAGTCTTTGCATCGCTCTTGATGGTCGTCCTCGACCTCTCAATCGACCCCATCATGACTTCGTGGAGGGCATGGGTGTGGGAGACGATAACAGCTATAAACTGGTTTGGAATCCCATGGACGAACTATCTGGGATGGTTTATTGTGTCCTTGACGTTTTTCTATCTCTACGAGCGTCTTTCAAAGGGTGAAGTTGGGGAGGAGCTTTTAAAGCTCGGCCCTCCAGTTTACCTTCTGGAAATGTTCACATTCATGATTTATGCTCCCGCAGGTGTAAAAACTCCCACAACAATCGCGTTTTTGGTCTCCGTCGCTGTGCTTCTCCCGCTGTATTTATGGAGGTGGATGAAATGAAAGCTGCTTTAATTCCAATGAGAGCTAAAGTTAATGACTTTGAAGCAAACTGGAAGGAGTTTGAACAGAGATTTGAAGAGGCATTGGAGCACAGCCCCGACATCCTGGTGTTTCCCGAGTACTGCCTCACGGGCTTTGATGAGTGGGACTTCAGCGGGGCAAAGCTTTATGATGAGATTGTGGACAGGGTGAGCGCACTTGCAAAGGAGAACTCGGTCTATGTAATCCTCGGTCTCCTTGAGCCATACAAGCGCTGTGTTTACAACTCTGCTCTGCTCATCAATCGAGAAGGTGAAGTTATTTTAAAGCACCGCAAGTTCCAGGAGCCGATGAAGTTCTGTACAGGCAACACTGTAAGGACCGCGAAGACGGAGTTCGGAAAGCTTGCGATAATTATTTGCGGCGACCTCTACAATAAGAGAATAGCCAAGTGGATTAAACGCAAAAAACCTGACTACATCTTTGTACCAATGGATCGCTCTCCATGGGGTGATTTTAATTTGGAGGAAGAGATTAAATGCATGGGCGGGAGGGTCAAGCTCTTAGGAGTTAAGACTTTCATAGTGAACTCCTACGCTCACTGGGACAGCTTCGGCGGTGCATGGGTCTTTGACGAAAATGGAGAGCTTTTAGCTCAGAGTAATGGGGAGAAGATTCTGGTGTATGTGGAGTGAGGTGGTATCATGCTTAAATGTACATCATGCGGAAAGGAGTATCCATTGAGAAAGCCGTGTCAAAGGTGCGAATGCGGTGAACCCTTAGAATTGGAGCTTTTCAAGGGAGTTCCTGGCATAGGAAGGAGTATTTGGGAGCGCTTTTCTCAATTCTATCCCTTCGAGCTCGACTTGGAGTATAGCCTCGGTGAAGGTGACACTCCCCTCACGAAAGCGAAGCGCCTCTCAAAAGAGCTTGGTGTTAGGCTGTACTTCAAGAACGAGACCCTCAACCCAACATGGAGCTTTAAGGATAGAGGAACGTTCATAGGCATTCACAGAGCTTTGGAGCTTGGCTTTGATAAAATTGGGACAGTCTCAACGGGCAACATGGCCGCTAGTGTTGCTGCCTATGGGGCGCGCTTTGGGCTCGAAACCTTCATCCTTGTCTCCTCAAGCATAGCGGAGGAGAAGCTTAAAACTCTGGCGCCCTATGGAGCGAGGGTTATTAAAGTTCACGGAAATTATGGAGAGCTTTACTACAAAAGCCTCGAGCTCGGACAAAAGAAGGGTATCTACTTCATAAACTCCGACGACCCCTTTAGGGTCGAAGGTTACAAGAGCATAAGCTTTGAGATTGCTGAGGAAATTGCTCCCGATTATGTCGTAATCCCCACAAGCTCGGGCGGACTTTTTAGAGGCATTGTAAAGGGATTTTTAGAGCTCAAGGAGAGTGAGCTAATAGATAACCTCCCAACTTTCGTTGCCGTTCAAGCCAAAGGATGCTCTCCACTATGCAGGGCTTTTAATGAAGGTAAGCAAAAAATCGAGCGCTTTGAAAACCCCCACACCATAGCCCATGCCATAGAGAACCCTTACCCGCCGAGCGGGAATGCTGTTCTAAGGCTTTTGAAAGAACTCAAAGGGCTTTGCGTTGCTGTTAGCGATGATGAGATTTTAAAGGCTCAACGAGAGCTAGCTCGGGAAGGCCTTTTCATCCAGCCTGCTTCAGCTACGGGTATAGCGGCACTAAGAAAGCTCAGGGAAGAAGGAAAGATTAAAGCCGGTGCCAGAGTGGTGAGCATTTTAACCGGGAGTGGACTTAAGTTCTTAGATGCTGTGAAAGAAGGAAAAGTCCGCGAATGCAGAATTGAGGAGCTTGGAGAGTGTTTATAGTTCCCTCAGCCCTTCTCAATGTCCACTATCCTTTCGCCGCTTACTTTTATCACCACACTGTCGCCCTCTTTAAGAGTTAGGAGCTTGTATATAAGCTCGCCGCTGAGTTCGGCGGCGTTTGCGTAAATTGTGGTGTTGCCGATTACAAGAACCCAGTGGGTATTGCCGTTTTTGGTATATGAGTAGATGGCCTCAAGTGTGCCGCTGACCTCCTGGGGCTTTTCTCCGCGTATCTGCCCATAGATGAGGAATTCCTTTACCTCTTTTTCGCTCTCAAAGATTTTGACGTCTTTGGTTTCGGCATTTACAAAGGCTATCTTCGCTATTCCAGAGCCCGTCCTTGGTATAACAGCTATGCGCCACCAGAGCGTGCCCTTCATGAAAACTGGGATTGGCTCAACGGTTATGAACTGGTTCCAGTCAAACGTCGGGAGAGCTTTTTTAACGTAGTCAATAGCCTTTACTGGACCTGTTAAAGGAGTATCAAACTTTATTTGGCTCATTTCACCGCTTTGAGCATCCATTAGATATATGGCGGCAAGACCATACGCCTTTCCATAGGGCTCTACAGCAGTCATCCAGTACTCCTTTCCATCACTCGTTATGACCAAAAACGGTTGCCTGTTGCCCTGGTTGCTAACATCTATAAGCTCTATTTGGTCTTTGTGGTAAATCCACAGGTTTATTATGTTGTCTAGGACACCCTCTTTCCAGTAGTTTTGAGCATTTATGATGTCTCTCGTGAGCCTCTCGGGGAATATTGGAAATTCTTTGAGTCTCTCATCCTTTAGGGCTTCTTCAGGCGTTAAATCCTCTATGTTACCGTCTTCATCAACTATTATAACGCCGCCCCACTTGGGGACTGTGTAGAAAACCCTAAACTGGTACTCGATGTAAGGAACCACAATGTAGACTTTTCCTTCATAGTAAAGGGCCCTCGGCAGATCGAGGTCAATTAGGTAGTGTTCTTTGTAGATGCGCCACTCCAAGTTGTCAAAAATCTGCATCTCCGGCCCCACCTGGAGCTCCCTCTCGACCCTCTCAATTTTGGCCTGAGTCGTGTTCATATCCACAAAGAGAACGCCTTTATCCTTCAGCTTTATTGCATTCCATGCTCCATCGGGAACTATATAAAAGCCCCACACGGGAGAGCCGTCTTTTATTGTCAGGTGAGCATCTCCAAGGGTGTAGCGGGCATATTCGATCGTATCAAGAGCGTATTTATACGCCGTAAACTTTGGCAGAATCCTAATTTTGCTCGTTGAGAGCTGAGACATCTCACTTGAGACAGAGCTCGGATGATATTCATTGTAAAGGGCTGTATTCATCAGTGCTCCCGAGAGTATTGAAGCGGATAGTGAAAGTATAAGAACCACCACTAAAGCCCCGGTTATTGCCCTGTTCTTGTTTGTCGGTGCAAGCTTTGCTTTTATTGAGCATGGGAACAGCAGCAAAAGTGAAATTATTATGTAAATGATTGAGGGATTCCTGTAAAAGCCCATTATTAGGCCGTGAAACCATGGTCTAGCAATCCAAACCAAAAGAGCTATTACCAAGAGAGGCGCTATCCACAAGGCCCCTCTTTTGGAACCTATTTTGATATTGATTTCTTTCATGGTTCATCCCATAGATGCATTCGCTCGCACACTATATAAACTCAACCTGAGAAATCTTTTTAACTCCCTCTGGGTAGGCCTAAAACATGGAAGTGACGATTAAGATAACTATTCAAGAACTCATTGCAGATATTCTAACGGATATAGAGGAGTTCAACTTATCGGCGAAGAATGCATTGGAAAGGGCGTTTAGAAATGTTGTTGAAGAGGATAGAGAGAGATATAGGGGGCTTGTGCACTCGTATATTTTTGAAATTTTGAAATGGCGTAAGAGGATTGACTTTGCTTTGAACTCTGTCCTAAAAGGTACAAAGATAGAGAAGCTCAATCCCTTTTTAGCAAACCTTTTGAGGATAGCTGTTTATGATATACGCTTTAAGGGCACTCCTCCCGCTATTGCCACAGACTCTGTGATTAGAGTTGTTAAGAAGCGCTTCAACATAAAGACTGCAAAGTTCGCCAATGCCATTTTAAGGAGCGTTGAGGAGTTCAATGAGGAGAATGCATTGAAAAAGCTCAAGGAAAAAGATAGGATAGAGTATTTGAGCGTCAAGTTCTCCCACCCGCGCTGGTATGTGGAGTATGCTATGGAACTGCTCGGTTATGAAGGAGCGATAAGGCTCATGATGAGCAACAACAGGCCCCAGCGCTATTATGTTAGGGTTAATCCGCTAAAGACGGATATAGATTCTTTGAGAGACTATCTCGAGGAACACGATGTTAGAGTAGCGAGAACTCCCTTAGATGATGTCCTGAAAGTTTTGGAATACCAAAAGCCCTTAACACGCTTGAAGTGGTATAAAGAAGGCTACTTCGTAATTCAAGACCTGGCAAGTGCATATGTTGCCCATGTTTTAAGTCCGGAAAATGGCGAAAGGATTTTGGATATGGCCGCTGCTCCCGGAAGTAAAACATTTCACGTGGCTCACTTAATGGAAAATACAGGGGAGATAATAGCTATTGATTACTCGCGCGACAGGTTGGAAAAGATGCGCGAGAAAATGGCTCTTTTGGGAGTTAAAAACGTCAAGCTAATCCACGCCGATGGGCAGATATTTAAGTGGAAGCATGAGTTTGATAAAATTGTTTTAGATGCGCCCTGCTCTTCCTCCGGAACTTACCGCCAGTTCCCCGAT from Palaeococcus pacificus DY20341 includes:
- a CDS encoding class I SAM-dependent methyltransferase is translated as MFKNLGYTFEPTYKEKLWMYDPRSEVGKKKMGKQRELLERFLPIKSGKALDVGCGMGISTFALENLGFEVVGIDVQEELVEEAKEIAKEFKYNAEFRVMDGKKLDFPDESFDLVALLGNPLPHLSVYDFDKIVQEAFRVLKPNGVLFLEYADWVKLLHDGYKHVLVEDPFLSFHVSLNTVKGQVERLFINLEKGYFFRVKINVWAPWIVEFILRKAGFDVKTHYLGTFSVVTVGRKPSGV
- a CDS encoding class I SAM-dependent methyltransferase; protein product: MFKNLGYTDEPLYEKTQGEYDIESERGKERFAEVREILSRHLPIKNGRALDIGCNAGLSSFVLEELGFDVVGIDIQEKAVERAKELAKKRGSKAKFYVMNAKNLNFKENNFDLVVLLGYPLAHFSIWDFDKILQEVRRVLKPQGWIVIQESDFLWTLIRGFNQPGLEAEGLVRINIDVNVYEGYLERLLIDFEKGVFSRDRFYIWSPWILRYVLEKNGFWVEFKDKDLILARMR
- a CDS encoding class I SAM-dependent methyltransferase, with product MSLLRVYHDEAIKVFYEKGGDEEDLYWLVSSILIRYPEHRDELEVRKSLMHLIIQEVGGKVLDVGCGIGILTFRMALKDEVKKAVGIDSSCELINFCNRLRNRITEKAEFLCSDFLSVEVNGKFDCVVFLYTLHDHEPEPFLKKALKILKQEGRIIIGDFDINGLREKVKAFAQENGLEIVKDITIGRAKTHGGIHDGFLITAQR
- a CDS encoding carotenoid biosynthesis protein, which codes for MTQSAKHDLYTISALILLANLFKRSPIYNIFYLLAMIVLSRRLWKDFPRFLAISVLVGFLAEIIGTRMCTPFGCYYYENLKPQVFGVALFVPFAWAIFGFISYLTARRFFVHKMSRIVFASLLMVVLDLSIDPIMTSWRAWVWETITAINWFGIPWTNYLGWFIVSLTFFYLYERLSKGEVGEELLKLGPPVYLLEMFTFMIYAPAGVKTPTTIAFLVSVAVLLPLYLWRWMK
- a CDS encoding carbon-nitrogen hydrolase family protein; the encoded protein is MKAALIPMRAKVNDFEANWKEFEQRFEEALEHSPDILVFPEYCLTGFDEWDFSGAKLYDEIVDRVSALAKENSVYVILGLLEPYKRCVYNSALLINREGEVILKHRKFQEPMKFCTGNTVRTAKTEFGKLAIIICGDLYNKRIAKWIKRKKPDYIFVPMDRSPWGDFNLEEEIKCMGGRVKLLGVKTFIVNSYAHWDSFGGAWVFDENGELLAQSNGEKILVYVE
- the thrC gene encoding threonine synthase, whose amino-acid sequence is MLKCTSCGKEYPLRKPCQRCECGEPLELELFKGVPGIGRSIWERFSQFYPFELDLEYSLGEGDTPLTKAKRLSKELGVRLYFKNETLNPTWSFKDRGTFIGIHRALELGFDKIGTVSTGNMAASVAAYGARFGLETFILVSSSIAEEKLKTLAPYGARVIKVHGNYGELYYKSLELGQKKGIYFINSDDPFRVEGYKSISFEIAEEIAPDYVVIPTSSGGLFRGIVKGFLELKESELIDNLPTFVAVQAKGCSPLCRAFNEGKQKIERFENPHTIAHAIENPYPPSGNAVLRLLKELKGLCVAVSDDEILKAQRELAREGLFIQPASATGIAALRKLREEGKIKAGARVVSILTGSGLKFLDAVKEGKVRECRIEELGECL
- a CDS encoding RsmB/NOP family class I SAM-dependent RNA methyltransferase, whose protein sequence is MEVTIKITIQELIADILTDIEEFNLSAKNALERAFRNVVEEDRERYRGLVHSYIFEILKWRKRIDFALNSVLKGTKIEKLNPFLANLLRIAVYDIRFKGTPPAIATDSVIRVVKKRFNIKTAKFANAILRSVEEFNEENALKKLKEKDRIEYLSVKFSHPRWYVEYAMELLGYEGAIRLMMSNNRPQRYYVRVNPLKTDIDSLRDYLEEHDVRVARTPLDDVLKVLEYQKPLTRLKWYKEGYFVIQDLASAYVAHVLSPENGERILDMAAAPGSKTFHVAHLMENTGEIIAIDYSRDRLEKMREKMALLGVKNVKLIHADGQIFKWKHEFDKIVLDAPCSSSGTYRQFPDVKWSFDEEKIAKVIQVQKAMLKNAYKNLRKGGEMTYSTCSIRIDEDEENVKYALNKVGFELVPYEFTWGERGFTEIGDKVFRAFTHLHDCNSFFIAKLRKS